Genomic window (Flexivirga aerilata):
GTGCGGCGGTGTGAGTGCGAGATGTTGTGACCGAAGCCGGGTCCCTTGCCGCAGACGTCGCAGGTGGCAGCCACGGTGAATCTCCTTGGAATGAAATGGTTGAGCGTCCGATGCCCGGTGCATGACGCCATGAGATATGGCGAGCAGTCGCACGCGGGAACCGCACAAGCGTAGCCGAGGCGGGGTCGGGACACCAAAACGGCCGGTGAACTAGTCTCGCGGTGGCCAAGCATCCGCCCGAGAAAGTGTGCCTCCTCCATGCCGCTCGCGCAGCTCGACCTGGTGGCGTTGCGTCGTTGGGTGATCACCGCGCGCGCCGACCTCGCCGCCTATGCCGAGGCGCTCAACCGGCTCAACGTCTTCCCGGTGCCGGACGGCGACACCGGCAGCAACCTGCTGCTCACGATGAGCGAGGCGATCGACCAGCTCGGCACCGACGGTCCGGGCGACCTGCGCGACGCGACCGCGACCATGGCCCGCGCCACGCTCGTGGCTGCCCACGGCAACTCGGGCGTGATCCTCAGCCAGCTGGCCCGCGGCGTGAACGAGGTGGTCTCCCAGGTCGAGGGCGACGCGCTCGACGGGCACGACCTGGCCGCCGTGCTCTCCCGGGCCTCGCAACTGGCCCGCGACGGCGTCTCCCGGCCCGAGCGCGGCACCATGCTGACCGTCGCCGGCGCGGCAGCGTCCGCCGCGGTGTCCGCCGACAGCGGCGGCGCAGACCTGCCCGGCGTGGTGGACGCCGCGGTCAACGGCGCCGGTGCCGCCCTGTTGCGCACCCGCACCGAGCACGAGGTGCTGCGCCGCGCCGGTGTGGTCGACGCCGGGGGAGCCGGCTACCTGCTGGTGATCGAGGCGTTGCAGCGCGTGGTGCGCGGCGAGGGCGGCCTCGCGCAGCGACCCGCCGCCGAGCCGGAGTGGCTGCGGATCAGCGCGCAGGGCAGCGCCGTGCGCAACTCCGACCCTGCGGTGCTCGACGGGTGCGACGGCCACGGTGTCGCGGGCGGCCCGGCATATGAGGTGATGTTCCTGCTGGAGGAGTCCGACGCGCCCCGCGTCGCGACGCTCAAGGGCACCCTCGACGGGCTCGGCGACTCGCTCGTGGTCGCGGGCGGACCCGACCTGTGGTCGGTGCACGTGCACGTCGACGACGTCGCCGCTGCCGTCAATGCTGCGGTCGGTGCCGGGCGGGCGCACCGTTTCGTCATCACCCGCTTCGCCGATGACGCCGCGGCGGGCGCGCTCGTCGTGCTGCCACTCGTCGCAAGCGACGGTATGGCGCAGGCGGTCCGCGACGCAGGTTTCGTGCCGGTGCAGGACGCCACTCCCGCACAGTTGCGAAGCCGGCTGCGTGACGCGAACGCCCTTGTGCTGTGCGGCAGTCCGCACCTGCGCGAGCTGGCCGACGACGCCGCCGCGGGCGGCGCCCCGCACGGCGCACCCGACGCCGACCGGGTGCAGGTCGTCGGCACGGACGCCGCCCAGTTGCTCGCGGCGCTCGCGGTGGTCGTCCCGGACGCCGGCCTGCAGGCCGCGGGCGCTGCGGCCCGCGACGCGCTCGAGGGCGTGCGCAGCCTGCGGGTTGTCAGTGCGGTCGGCGACGATGACGCCATGCGGGAGGTGCGGGACTTCGTCGACGGGCTGCCCGGCGACGCCGAGCTGCTGACCGTCGTGGTCGGCGACCCCGGCCCGGCCGCGGCGCGCCTGGAGGCGGCGCTGCGCTCGGCATACCCGCTGGTCGACGTCACGGTGGTCGACGGCGGGGCGGGCGAGCCGCCGCTCACGATCGGGGTGGAGTAGGTGGCGTTCACCCCGGAGTCGTCACTGAAGCCGATCGTCGGCGACCTCGCGACCAGGCTCGCCAAGCACCGCGACGTGCACACGGTCGGTGACCTGCTGGACTTCCTCCCACGCCGCTACCTCGACGCGAGCAAGAGCGGCCGGCTCGCCGATTTCGCGCCCGGTGAGGACGTCGTGCTGGTCGCGACCGTGGTCGCCGCCACCACCCGCACCATGCGGCAGCGCCGCGGCAAGATGCTGACGGTCGTGCTCGAGGACGCCGACGGGCAACGCGCCGACCTGGTCTTCTTCAAGGCCTACGGCCACGAGGCCCGGCTGGTGCCGGGTGCGCACGGTGTCTTCCGCGGCAAGCTGCAGACCTATCAGGGCAGCTGGCAGCTGGCGCATCCCGACTACACCCTGTTCGACGGCGGCGAGGCCGACCCGGTCTATCGCGGCGGGCTGATCCCACTCTATCCGACGGTCAAGGGCGTCACCGACATGCAACTGACCCGCGCCCTGCGGCTGGTGCTGGACGAGGTCGAGCTGCCCGACCCGGTGCCGCCGGGCATCCGGCGCGAGCGCGGTCTGCCGGTGCTGGCCGACGCCTACCGGCTGCTGCACTTCCCGATGGACGCCAAGGACTGGGGCCGTGGCAAGCGGCGGCTGCGCTACGACGAGGCGCTCGTCGTGCAGACCGTCCTCGCCCAGCGGCGGGCCGAGGCCCAGGCCGAGGAGGCCACCCCGCGGCACGCGACGAGCGGCGGGCTGCTTGCGGCGTTCGACGCCAAGCTCCCCTTCGAGCTGACCGACGGACAGCGGCGGGTCGGCGAGCAGATCGAGCACGACCTCGCGCAGGGTCACCCGATGCACCGGTTGCTGCAGGGCGAGGTCGGCTCGGGCAAGACGATCGTCGCGCTGCGGGCGATGCTCGCGGCGATCGACGCCGGTGCGCAGGCGGCGCTGCTCGCGCCGACCGAGGTGCTGGCCCAGCAGCACGCCCGCTCGATCCGGGCGATGCTCGGCGAGCTCGCCGAGGCGGGCATGCTCGGCGGCGCCGACAACGCCACCCAGGTGGCGCTGCTCACCGGCTCGATGACCAAGGCGCAGCGGGAGAAGGTGCTGCTCGACGTGGCCACCGGGCCGGTCGGCATCGTGATCGGCACGCACGCGCTGATCCAGGAGCACGTGATGTTTGCCGACCTCGGCCTGGTCGTGGTCGACGAACAGCACAGGTTTGGTGTCGAGCAGCGAGATGCGTTGCGGGCCAAGGCGATTCGACCGCCGCACGTCCTGGTGATGACCGCCACTCCGATCCCGCGCACGGTCGCGATGACCGTCTTCGGCGACATGGACACCTCGACCCTGAGCGAGCTGCCGCGCGGCCGGCAGCCGATCGCGACCCACGTCGTGCCGGGCATCCGGCCCGACTGGGTGGCGCGCACCTGGGCCCGCGTCGCCGAGGAGGTGCGGGCCGGCCACCAGGCCTACGTCGTCTGCCCGCGCATCGGCGACCCGATGGACGGCTCGCTCGAGGTGGTGTCCGAGGACGACCCGCCCGAGGCCGACGACTACGCCGAAGGGGAGGAGGGCGAGGCGACCCCGCGCGAACTCACCGGCGTCTACCAGCAGATCGAGCGGCTGCGCGAGGAGCCGTCGCTCGCCGGCATGCGCATCGAGATGCTGCACGGCAAGATGCCGCCCGACCAGAAGGAAGCGGTGATGCAGGCCTTCGGCCGCGGCGAGATCGACGTGCTGGTGTCGACCACCGTCATCGAGGTCGGCGTCGACGTGCCCAACGCGACCGCGATGGTCGTGATGGACGCCGACCGCTTCGGCATCTCCCAGCTGCACCAGCTCCGCGGCCGGGTCGGCCGGGGCGGGGCCGCCGGCCTCTGCCTGCTAGTCAGCGACACCGAGAACCCGCTCACCATCGCCCGCCTGGAGGCGGTCGCGAGCACCACCAACGGTTTCGAGCTCGCCGACCTCGACCTCAGCCTGCGGCGGGAGGGTGACATCCTCGGCGCCGCGCAGAGCGGCAGCCGGTCACAGCTGCGCCTGCTGCGCCTCACCCACAAGTCCGACGTGCAGCTGATCGACTTCGCCCGGGAGGACGCCGCGATGCTCGTCGCCGACGACCCCGCCCTCACCGACCACCCGCAGCTCGCGGCTCTGGTCGCCGAACGCCTCGACGCCGAGCAGGCCGCCTTCCTGGAGCGCGGATGACGCGCATCATCGCCGGCGCCGCCGGCGGCCGGCGGATCGCGACGCCGGCCGGCTCGGGCACCCGCCCGACGTCCGACCGGGTGCGCGAGGCGATCTTCGGCCGTCTCGAACACCTCGACGCGCTCGCCGGCAGCCGTGTCCTCGACCTCTATGCCGGGTCCGGCGCGCTCGGCCTGGAGGCCGCGTCGCGCGATGCGGCGTCGGTGCTGCTGGTCGAGTCCGACCGCAAGGCGGCCGCGGTGATCGCGCGGAACGTCCGCGAGCTGCGGCTCGCCACCGCGACCGTGCGCATCGCGCCGGTGGAGAAGGTGGTGGCCGCGCCGCTGCGCCCGCCGGTGGACCTCGTCTTCGCCGACCCGCCCTACGCCGTCGACGACGAGAGCCTCGCCCGGGTGCTCGCGGCGCTCGTCGAGCACGAGTCGCTCGCCGAGGACGCGGTGCTGGTCGTCGAGCGGTCCAGCCGTTCCCCGGAGCCGACCTGGCCGGTCGACGTCGAGCTGATCGGCCCGCGCCGCTACGGCGAGACCACCTGTTGGTTCGCGCAGTTCGTGCCCGAGGGCGAGTCCGCCTGATCTCGCACTGACCCGCGCGGGTACCCGGCACGGCATACAGTCTCGGCATGACCGGCAACCCGCGCCGGGCCGTGCTGCCCGGCTCCTACGACCCGATCACCAACGGCCACCTCGACGTCATCACCCGCGCCAGCCGGCTGTATGACGACGTGGTCGTCGCGATCCTGCACAACCCGAACAAGCAGGGCACCTTCACCCCGCAGGAGCGGGTGGCGCTGATCGAGGCATCGACGGCCGAGCTGCCCAACGTGCGCGCCGCGGCATACGGCGACCGGCTGATCGTCGACGTGTGCCGCGAACTCGACGCGGGCGTGCTGCTCAAGGGGATTCGCGGCTCGACCGACTACGACTACGAGTTGCCGATGGCGCTGATGAACTCCGAGATGACCGGCGTCGAGACCCTGCTGCTGCCGGGCAACCCGGCGCTCGGCCACTACTCGAGCTCGCTGATCCGGCTGATCGCCGCGCACGGCGCCGATGTCAGCGCGATGGTGCCGCAGCCGGTGCTGGGTCCACTGCTTGCGAAGCTGCGCGCCGGCTGAAGAACGCCGTCGCACCGAGCGCGATCGCCGCACCGATCACGATGTAGGCGACGATCACCGCGATCGGGCCGCCGAGGTGGTTGCCGCCGAAATAGACGATGTCGCGGACCGCGCTCGTGCCCGCGCCGTTCGGGATCAACGGACCGACCGCCCGCCAGAAGCCGGGCAGCAGGTCATATTGGTAGGGCCCGCCCGCGGACGGGTTGCCGAGCACCACGAAGATGAGGATCGTCACACCGATGCCGACCACCCCGAGCAGCGCCTGCATGCCGATGGTCATGACCGCGCTGGACAGCACCAGCAGGGTGCCGAGACCCCAGAGCGCCATGAAGTGTCCGGTGAGCGCGCCCAGCATCGGGTCGACGACGATCGCGCCGAGCAGTCCGGACAGCACGGCGTAGGGGACGAGGGCGAGGATCCGTCCGGCCGCGGCGGCCACGGTGGCCGGCCGCGCCGACGCGAGGAAGCCGATCGCCGCGGTCACCAGGTAGCCGCCGACGATCCAGCCGATCACCAGGTAGAAGCCGGTGAGGCCGCGGCCGTCCTCCTTCTGCACCGGGACCAGGTCGACGGTCCGCGCGGTGCGCTGCTGGCTCGCCTCGACCTTGCCGGCGACCTGCTGCACGGCACTGACGACGGCCGGCCCGCCGCCGCCTGCGACATACAGCGTGTCGGTGGTGCCGCGGGGATTCATCACCAGCGCGGCGCTCTTGTCCCCGCCCGTGACCTGCCGCTTGGCGGTGGCCTCGTCGGCGGTGCCGGACGCCGTGAGCGGGGTGCCGTCGATCGCGTTGATCTTGCCGACGACCGTGGTGGTCTGCGGGCCGGCGACCACCGCCACCGGGATGTTGCTGGGCTTCGGGGCGTGGAACGCCGCAACGTAGCTGAAGATGAAGGCGATCTGCAGGACGAGGACGCCGACGAGCAGACCGAGCACTCGTGGCGAGGCGAGGGTGCGCAGTTCGGCGCCGAATTCCGCCCCGAAGCCGCGGCGGCCGGGTGCCTGCCCGACGTGCCCCGCCTCGTGTCGTCCGTGGTGCGTGGCCATGACCTCGATCTTCTCCCGAACCGTGTTACTACATCTGTAGTGGATGGTGACGTTCGATGGTATGACGGTTGCACACCGGAAGGAAAATCGGCCGGTTTGGGAGACTGGCACCGGAGCCGGTAGCCTTGACCTTCGGTCTTGTCGTCCACGCGCAGGGCCGTGCCTTTTCACCTGCAACTCAAACTTTCTCGATGATGAACGCTGATACCCGCCGCCCACTGGTCCTTGACACCAAGGAGCTTGCTCGGCGACCCGGTCAGATGGTCGAGCGCGAGTTGCAGGTGCCGGCGCCGGAGCACTTCGGCACCGACGTGATCAGCGTTCCGGAGGGTCAGCCGATGACCCTGCGGCTGCGGCTGGAGTCGGTGATGGAGGGCGTGCTGGTCTCGGGCACGGTCAGCGCCACGGCGACCGGTGCCTGCGTGCGGTGCCTGGAACCAGTCGAGCTCGACATCGACGTGCCGTTTCAGGAGCTGTTCGCCTACACCGACAAGGCCGCTCACCACCACGAAGTGGCCGGTGAGGACGAGGAAGAAGACGTGCACGAGCTGGACGGCGACCTGGCCGACCTGGAGCCCGTGCTGCGGGATGCGGTGGTGCCTGCACTGCCCTTCCAGCCGGTATGTCGGGACGACTGCCCGGGCCTGTGCTCCGAATGCGGCGCACGCCTGGCGGACGACCCGACGCACCACCACGAAGTGATCGACCCCCGGTGGTCGGCGCTGGCGGACCTCGCCGGCGGCGAAGACACCACCGACACCGACGAGAAGAGGAATTGACGTGGCTGTCCCGAAGCGGAAGATGTCGCGCGCCAACACCCGTTCGCGCCGTGCGCAGTGGAAGGCGACGCCGACCGCGCTCGCGACCTGCCCCAACTGCGGCGCAGCGAAGCAGGGCCACATGGCGTGCCCCAACTGTGGCACCTACAAGGACCGCCACTACAGCGCGGCGGAGCGCACCGAGCACCAGAACTAAGGGCTCGAACTCTCCGCATGAGTCCTGCGAAGCGGCCTCGTGCTGACGTTCCCCAGCGGCCCGTCGGCGACCTCGCCTCGATCCTGCAGCAGCGGTCGGGAGCGGTCGTCGACGAGCCGCTGCTTTCGCGTGCGCTCACGCACCGATCCTTCGCCTACGAGAACGGCGGCATCCCGCACAACGAGCGCCAGGAGTTCCTCGGCGACGCCGTGCTGGGGCTGGTCGTCACCGACCACCTCTACGACGCGCACCCCGACCTGCCCGAGGGGCAGCTCGCGAAATTCCGTGCCGCCGTGGTGAATTCGCGTGCCCTGGCCAAAGTCGCCCGCGAGCTGGAGCTCGGCGGCTTCCTCATGCTCGGGCGGGGCGAGACCACGACCGGCGGCCGTGACAAGGACTCGATCCTGGCCGACACGATGGAGGCCGTGATCGGCACCGTCTACCTGTGCGGCGGACTGCCCGCGGCCACCAAGCTGGTCCACGACCTGATGGGGGACCTGATCCAGCAGTCGGCGCTGCTCGGCGCCGGGCTGGACTGGAAGACCTCGCTGCAGGAGATCACTTCCACCCTCGCGCTCGGCGTGCCGTCCTACCAGGTCGAGGAGGATGGGCCCGACCACGACAAGACCTTCACCGCCCGGGTGATGATCGCTGAGGAGCAACTCGGCTCCGGCGTCGGCCGCAGCAAGAAGGCCGCCGAGCAACAGGCCGCCGAGGCCGCCTGGCGTGAGCTCAAGGCGCGCAGCGACGCCGCCGCCACCGGTGCCTGAGCTACCCGAAGTCGAGGTCGTCCGCCGCGGCCTCGAAGGCCACGTCGTCGGAAAGCCCTTCTCGGCCGTGGAGATTCGCGGCCCCCGGGTCGCGCGCCGGCATGTGCCGGGCCCGGACGATCTCGCCGCGCGGTTGCGCGGCCGGCTGGTGGCAGCGGCCCGGCGGCGCGGGAAGTATCTCTGGCTGGAGCTCGACGGGGGAGAGGCTCTCGTCATACATCTGGGGATGAGTGGGCAACTGCTCGTCGAGGCCGCCGACGCGCCCCGCGAGAAGCACGCGCACGCGATCTTCGACCTGCCGGACGACCGGCAGCTGAGGTTCGTCGACCAACGCACCTTCGGTGGTCTGCAACTGGTCGACCTCGCCGAGGACCCGTATGGCGGGACGCCCGTCCCGGACGTGATCACCCACATCGCGCCGGACCCGCTCGAAGCGGTCTTCGACCAGGTGGCCGTCGGGCGGGCGATGCGGCGCCGGCGCACGCAGCTCAAGCGGGCGCTGCTGGACCAGACCCTGGTGTCCGGCATCGGCAACATCTACGCCGACGAAGCGCTCTGGCGGGCGAAACTGCACGGCGAACGACCGACCGAGCGGCTCGCGGCAGGTGCCGTGCTGCAGGTGCTCGACCACGCCACGGCCGTGATGACGGAGGCGCTCGGCAAGGGCGGCACGAGCTTCGACGCGCTCTACGTCAACGTCAACGGCGCGAGCGGCTACTTCGAGCGGTCCCTGAATGCCTATGGACGCCAAGGTGATCCGTGTCGTCGGTGCGGCACGCTGATGGTGCGGGAGAGCTTCATGAATCGCTCGTCGTTCAGCTGCCCGGTCTGCCAGCCGAGGCCGCGGGTGCGCAAGTAGGGATCTGCCGACGCGGGCGGTGAGCTGTCGGCTAGTTTGCTGCGGTGACCGAGTTGCAACCGCAGGCCCTGCCCACCGCCGAGGACGCCGAGGACTGGGTGCGCGCAGTCGGCGACGGCGGGCTGACCAGTGCCCGCAGTCTCGTCGAGGCGTTCAAGGCGCAGCCGCCGGCCGAGCCGGTCGCCGTGCTGCAGGCCTGGAACGACATCCAGCTCGCCCTTGGCAATGCTGCGTCCGTGGTCGGCGTCTACTCCGAGGTGCACCCGAGCGCGACAGTGCGCGAGGCGGCCGAGGCCGCGATGCAGGAGCTCGACGCGTTCGCCACCGAGCTGGGCATGGACGTGCGGGTCTTCGAGATCATCGACGGTGTCGACGCCGACGCGCTCGACGAGGACGCGCGGCGGCTGCGGGACCACGCGCTGCGCGACTTCCGGCGCAGCGGAGTCGACCGGGACGACGCGACCCGCGCCCGGCTCGCCGAGCTGGCGGAGCTGGAGCTCAAGGCGAGCCAGGAGCACAGCAAGAACATCCGCGAGGGAGTGCGGCAGATCCGGGTGCAGCCCGAGGCGCTCGCCGGGCTGCCCCAGGACTGGCTCGACGCCCACCCGGCGGAGGCCGACGGCCTGGTCGCGGTCACCACCGACTATCCCGACTCGATCCCGCTGATGACGTTCGCGCAGGATCCGCAGACGCGCAGGGCGATGTCGATGGAGCGGCTCAATGTGGCATGGCCGGCCAACGACGCCGTCCTGCAGCGACTCCTGGGCTTGCGTGCGGAGCACGCGCAGCTGCTCGGCTACCCGACCTGGGCCGACTACGACGCCGAGGTCAAGATGATCGGAAACGCCTCTGCCATCGGCGAATTCATCGACAAGATCACCGATGCGGCGACCGACAGTGCGCTGCGGGACAAGGAGGTCCTGCTGCGCAGGCTGCAGCAGGATCAGCCGGACGCGACCGACATCGGCTCCCCGGACGTCACCTACTACTCCGAGCTGGTGCGCAAGGAGGACTACGCGGTCGACGCGCAGCAGGTCCGCACCTACTTCTCCTTCCCGAAGGTGCGGCAGGGGCTGCTCGACGTCACCGGCCGGCTGTTCGGCATCGGCTTCACCCCGGTGGACGCGCAGACCTGGGACGAGGACGTCGCGGCATACGACGTCACCCGGGACGGGCAGCGGATCGGGCGGATCTACCTCGACCTGCACCCGCGGGACGGCAAGTTCAAGCACGCTGCGCAATTCGACCTGCGCCCCGGGGTGCGTGGCCGCCAGTTGCCCGAAGGCGTGCTGGTCTGCAACTTCAGCCGCGGGCTGATGGAGCACGACGACGTCGTCACGCTCTTCCACGAGTTCGGCCACCTCATCCACCACGTGCTCGGCGGCGACCAGGATTGGGTGCGCTTCTCGGGCGTCGCGACGGAGTGGGACTTCGTCGAGGCGCCGAGCCAGATGCTGGAGGAATGGGCCTGGGACGCCGACGTGCTCGCGACCTTCGCCACCAACGAGGCGGGCGAGACGATCCCGGCCGACCTGGTCGAGCGGATGCGCAAGGCCGACGACTTCGGCAAGGGCTTCCAGGCGCGCACGCAGATGTTCTACGCGGCGCTGTCGCTCGGCCTCTACCTGCGCCCGTATGACGATCTCACCGCCGTCGTGCGGGAGTTGCAGGCGAAGTACTCGGTCTTCCCCTACCTGCCGGACACCCACTTCCACTG
Coding sequences:
- the coaD gene encoding pantetheine-phosphate adenylyltransferase → MTGNPRRAVLPGSYDPITNGHLDVITRASRLYDDVVVAILHNPNKQGTFTPQERVALIEASTAELPNVRAAAYGDRLIVDVCRELDAGVLLKGIRGSTDYDYELPMALMNSEMTGVETLLLPGNPALGHYSSSLIRLIAAHGADVSAMVPQPVLGPLLAKLRAG
- a CDS encoding helicase-related protein, encoding MAFTPESSLKPIVGDLATRLAKHRDVHTVGDLLDFLPRRYLDASKSGRLADFAPGEDVVLVATVVAATTRTMRQRRGKMLTVVLEDADGQRADLVFFKAYGHEARLVPGAHGVFRGKLQTYQGSWQLAHPDYTLFDGGEADPVYRGGLIPLYPTVKGVTDMQLTRALRLVLDEVELPDPVPPGIRRERGLPVLADAYRLLHFPMDAKDWGRGKRRLRYDEALVVQTVLAQRRAEAQAEEATPRHATSGGLLAAFDAKLPFELTDGQRRVGEQIEHDLAQGHPMHRLLQGEVGSGKTIVALRAMLAAIDAGAQAALLAPTEVLAQQHARSIRAMLGELAEAGMLGGADNATQVALLTGSMTKAQREKVLLDVATGPVGIVIGTHALIQEHVMFADLGLVVVDEQHRFGVEQRDALRAKAIRPPHVLVMTATPIPRTVAMTVFGDMDTSTLSELPRGRQPIATHVVPGIRPDWVARTWARVAEEVRAGHQAYVVCPRIGDPMDGSLEVVSEDDPPEADDYAEGEEGEATPRELTGVYQQIERLREEPSLAGMRIEMLHGKMPPDQKEAVMQAFGRGEIDVLVSTTVIEVGVDVPNATAMVVMDADRFGISQLHQLRGRVGRGGAAGLCLLVSDTENPLTIARLEAVASTTNGFELADLDLSLRREGDILGAAQSGSRSQLRLLRLTHKSDVQLIDFAREDAAMLVADDPALTDHPQLAALVAERLDAEQAAFLERG
- the mutM gene encoding bifunctional DNA-formamidopyrimidine glycosylase/DNA-(apurinic or apyrimidinic site) lyase, with product MPELPEVEVVRRGLEGHVVGKPFSAVEIRGPRVARRHVPGPDDLAARLRGRLVAAARRRGKYLWLELDGGEALVIHLGMSGQLLVEAADAPREKHAHAIFDLPDDRQLRFVDQRTFGGLQLVDLAEDPYGGTPVPDVITHIAPDPLEAVFDQVAVGRAMRRRRTQLKRALLDQTLVSGIGNIYADEALWRAKLHGERPTERLAAGAVLQVLDHATAVMTEALGKGGTSFDALYVNVNGASGYFERSLNAYGRQGDPCRRCGTLMVRESFMNRSSFSCPVCQPRPRVRK
- the rnc gene encoding ribonuclease III, with amino-acid sequence MSPAKRPRADVPQRPVGDLASILQQRSGAVVDEPLLSRALTHRSFAYENGGIPHNERQEFLGDAVLGLVVTDHLYDAHPDLPEGQLAKFRAAVVNSRALAKVARELELGGFLMLGRGETTTGGRDKDSILADTMEAVIGTVYLCGGLPAATKLVHDLMGDLIQQSALLGAGLDWKTSLQEITSTLALGVPSYQVEEDGPDHDKTFTARVMIAEEQLGSGVGRSKKAAEQQAAEAAWRELKARSDAAATGA
- a CDS encoding YceD family protein — its product is MMNADTRRPLVLDTKELARRPGQMVERELQVPAPEHFGTDVISVPEGQPMTLRLRLESVMEGVLVSGTVSATATGACVRCLEPVELDIDVPFQELFAYTDKAAHHHEVAGEDEEEDVHELDGDLADLEPVLRDAVVPALPFQPVCRDDCPGLCSECGARLADDPTHHHEVIDPRWSALADLAGGEDTTDTDEKRN
- a CDS encoding M3 family metallopeptidase, producing the protein MTELQPQALPTAEDAEDWVRAVGDGGLTSARSLVEAFKAQPPAEPVAVLQAWNDIQLALGNAASVVGVYSEVHPSATVREAAEAAMQELDAFATELGMDVRVFEIIDGVDADALDEDARRLRDHALRDFRRSGVDRDDATRARLAELAELELKASQEHSKNIREGVRQIRVQPEALAGLPQDWLDAHPAEADGLVAVTTDYPDSIPLMTFAQDPQTRRAMSMERLNVAWPANDAVLQRLLGLRAEHAQLLGYPTWADYDAEVKMIGNASAIGEFIDKITDAATDSALRDKEVLLRRLQQDQPDATDIGSPDVTYYSELVRKEDYAVDAQQVRTYFSFPKVRQGLLDVTGRLFGIGFTPVDAQTWDEDVAAYDVTRDGQRIGRIYLDLHPRDGKFKHAAQFDLRPGVRGRQLPEGVLVCNFSRGLMEHDDVVTLFHEFGHLIHHVLGGDQDWVRFSGVATEWDFVEAPSQMLEEWAWDADVLATFATNEAGETIPADLVERMRKADDFGKGFQARTQMFYAALSLGLYLRPYDDLTAVVRELQAKYSVFPYLPDTHFHCAFGHLDGYSSGYYTYMWSLVIAKDMFSAFDRERLFDAEVAGRYRDRVLVPGGRKDAADLVADFLGRPYTFDAYASWLAE
- the rsmD gene encoding 16S rRNA (guanine(966)-N(2))-methyltransferase RsmD; amino-acid sequence: MTRIIAGAAGGRRIATPAGSGTRPTSDRVREAIFGRLEHLDALAGSRVLDLYAGSGALGLEAASRDAASVLLVESDRKAAAVIARNVRELRLATATVRIAPVEKVVAAPLRPPVDLVFADPPYAVDDESLARVLAALVEHESLAEDAVLVVERSSRSPEPTWPVDVELIGPRRYGETTCWFAQFVPEGESA
- a CDS encoding DAK2 domain-containing protein gives rise to the protein MPLAQLDLVALRRWVITARADLAAYAEALNRLNVFPVPDGDTGSNLLLTMSEAIDQLGTDGPGDLRDATATMARATLVAAHGNSGVILSQLARGVNEVVSQVEGDALDGHDLAAVLSRASQLARDGVSRPERGTMLTVAGAAASAAVSADSGGADLPGVVDAAVNGAGAALLRTRTEHEVLRRAGVVDAGGAGYLLVIEALQRVVRGEGGLAQRPAAEPEWLRISAQGSAVRNSDPAVLDGCDGHGVAGGPAYEVMFLLEESDAPRVATLKGTLDGLGDSLVVAGGPDLWSVHVHVDDVAAAVNAAVGAGRAHRFVITRFADDAAAGALVVLPLVASDGMAQAVRDAGFVPVQDATPAQLRSRLRDANALVLCGSPHLRELADDAAAGGAPHGAPDADRVQVVGTDAAQLLAALAVVVPDAGLQAAGAAARDALEGVRSLRVVSAVGDDDAMREVRDFVDGLPGDAELLTVVVGDPGPAAARLEAALRSAYPLVDVTVVDGGAGEPPLTIGVE
- a CDS encoding DUF3533 domain-containing protein; amino-acid sequence: MATHHGRHEAGHVGQAPGRRGFGAEFGAELRTLASPRVLGLLVGVLVLQIAFIFSYVAAFHAPKPSNIPVAVVAGPQTTTVVGKINAIDGTPLTASGTADEATAKRQVTGGDKSAALVMNPRGTTDTLYVAGGGGPAVVSAVQQVAGKVEASQQRTARTVDLVPVQKEDGRGLTGFYLVIGWIVGGYLVTAAIGFLASARPATVAAAAGRILALVPYAVLSGLLGAIVVDPMLGALTGHFMALWGLGTLLVLSSAVMTIGMQALLGVVGIGVTILIFVVLGNPSAGGPYQYDLLPGFWRAVGPLIPNGAGTSAVRDIVYFGGNHLGGPIAVIVAYIVIGAAIALGATAFFSRRAASQAVDPAPAAAPSR
- the rpmF gene encoding 50S ribosomal protein L32; this translates as MAVPKRKMSRANTRSRRAQWKATPTALATCPNCGAAKQGHMACPNCGTYKDRHYSAAERTEHQN